A stretch of DNA from Chloroflexota bacterium:
CAACCACGGTTTCGTAACGGTGGTTTTGGGGTTTCATAGGACCTCCATAGGTCGCCCGTCCGGTCAGGGACTGGAATCCACAGCCAACGAGGTTGGCCGCAGGCTCCAATTCCCAACCGGCGGGCAGGTAAAAGGGTTTTACAACAAGGGGAAGCCGGGCAGATAGTGGCATCCCCCTGAATCACAATGAAAGCACGACATAAAAAACGCGTAGGCGTCGGAAGCGCCTACGCGCGGATGCCTTCCCGCTCACTTACGGCGAATACCCAGCCGCTCGGTGAGTTCCAGATAGCGGGGATAATTGGTACGGCGCAGGTAGTTGAGCAAGCGTCGCCGCCGCCCCACCATCTTCAGCAGCCCGCGGCGGGAAGATTCGTCGTGCTTGTGCACCTTCAGGTGTTCCGTGAGTTGCTTGATGCGGGTGGTGAGGATGGCAATCTGCACCTCAGGGGAACCCGTATCTTTTTCGTAACGGTGGAAGGTCTCGATGACCTCGGTTTTGGTGGTTTTATCTAAACCCATGACCATGCATCTCCTTTTGTGCAAGTCTCCAAGACGATAGCCGCAGCCGTCGTCTGGTCAAGTCAGCGGCGGTGATTATACCACAAAGCGCAAAAACCCGCGCGGCAGAGAGCACCTTGGGAGCACTCATAAGTTGTAGAATCAGGCAGCAAGGGGCCAGCCGGTGGTGGGAGACCAAGCATCGCTCAACCAGGCTGCTCGCGCTTTGGCGGTCATTTCAGCCCCGTATGGCGTCCATCGAGCACCGGCTCGTTTGAGCCG
This window harbors:
- a CDS encoding 30S ribosomal protein S15 — its product is MGLDKTTKTEVIETFHRYEKDTGSPEVQIAILTTRIKQLTEHLKVHKHDESSRRGLLKMVGRRRRLLNYLRRTNYPRYLELTERLGIRRK